The DNA region TTCCGGCCAGCGCGAACGCCGCGGCCGCCAGCACCAGGTTGTACTCGTAGCCGTTGCTGGTGTTGAAGAACCCGCTGGGCAGGTGGACGGTGAGCACCGCCGCGACCATGGCGCCGATCAGCACCGCCGCGGCGAAGGGGGTCGCCAGGCCGACGGCCAGCAGCAGGCCGCCGCCGAGCTCGGCCATCCCGGCCACCCACGCCTGGAACCTGGTGGGGTGCAGGCCGATCTGGTCGAAGGCGGCCGCCGTGCCCGAGATGCCACCGCCGCCGAAGAGCCCGAACACCTTCTGGGCACCGTGGGCGGCGAAGGTCAGACCGACGACCAGGCGAAGTGCCAGGAGCGCGAGTTCCATCAGTGTCCTCCTCTGCCAGCCGCCGACGCGGCCAGCGGGCTCGTCTCGCAGGCCCGGTCGGGCCGGCGGCCGATGGTCACCGGCACCGGACCGCTCTGGACGCGGGACCGGCGGGAGTGGTCCATGCCCGGCTTGGGCGTCGCCATGGGGTCGACCCCGGCCAGCGCGGCCTCGCCGTAGCCCTCGACGCACTCGGGATCGGGTCCGTCGAGCGGGAGCCCGGTGAAGAACTTGGCCGCCATGCAGCCGCCCCGGCAGGTGTCGTAGTGGGCGCAGGCGCGG from Acidimicrobiales bacterium includes:
- a CDS encoding DoxX family protein → MELALLALRLVVGLTFAAHGAQKVFGLFGGGGISGTAAAFDQIGLHPTRFQAWVAGMAELGGGLLLAVGLATPFAAAVLIGAMVAAVLTVHLPSGFFNTSNGYEYNLVLAAAAFALAGTGPGDWSLGNALDVELAGTGWALAALGAGVLGGVGAVQIGRLVAERAAGHTQPESTRAA